A genomic window from Microbacterium sp. H1-D42 includes:
- a CDS encoding helix-turn-helix domain-containing protein yields the protein MTEEKPQGIRLDERQLRVLAHPMRARIPGLLRIGGPATATDLARLLDTNSGATSYHLRQLAEVGLVIDTGEGVGRRREWRASSDFHSWVPSDFDDRPDAAAAVGWLQRAYLREFVERAERWEDAAPEWSKSWRDSLGLSDSFVEVTPAQARALRDEIDALFERYRHAGAGSPDAVRLHVTTHAAPLSLTTPGTPSGASDPHPSA from the coding sequence ATGACCGAGGAGAAGCCCCAGGGGATCAGGCTCGATGAGCGCCAGCTTCGGGTGCTCGCGCACCCCATGCGCGCCCGCATTCCAGGGCTGCTGCGCATCGGCGGCCCCGCGACGGCCACCGACCTCGCACGCCTGCTCGACACGAACTCGGGTGCGACGAGCTACCACCTGCGACAGCTCGCCGAGGTGGGGCTGGTGATCGACACCGGTGAGGGAGTCGGGCGGCGCCGCGAGTGGCGGGCCAGCAGTGACTTCCATTCGTGGGTGCCCTCCGACTTCGATGACCGCCCCGATGCGGCCGCGGCCGTGGGCTGGCTGCAGCGTGCCTACCTGCGCGAGTTCGTCGAGCGTGCGGAGCGATGGGAGGATGCTGCGCCGGAGTGGTCGAAGTCCTGGCGCGACAGTCTCGGCCTCAGTGACTCCTTCGTCGAGGTGACGCCGGCACAGGCGCGGGCGCTCCGAGACGAGATCGACGCGCTCTTCGAGCGGTATCGGCACGCCGGCGCCGGTTCCCCCGACGCGGTGCGGCTGCACGTCACGACGCACGCAGCGCCGCTGTCTCTGACGACGCCTGGCACTCCGTCAGGTGCGTCCGACCCGCACCCGAGCGCATGA
- a CDS encoding MFS transporter encodes MNRSPLTRRQAERRFVLLSVVRWLPVGLTIGMTVLLPLERGLSLAEIGVLLSVQGFVVLGLELPTGGLADAIGRRPLLLAASALAVASTIVFLTAESFAVFALALVLQGVFRALDSGPLEAWFVDVALADDPDAPLDVPLGRAAAALGIAIAAGAAAGGGLVAWHPIEGMSALVLPFILAATLYAVSGVLVAVLVREPVRGRVTLAFAVRETPLAVKGGLRLLRRSGVLRALVMVEVFWSVAMIAFESLTPIRLAEQLGTESAAAAVFGPASAVAWGLFAVGSSSVSLLRRRLGTAGAAIAMRVVNGVFVVLMGLAAGPVGLLIGYGLAYLTHGAAGPVHNALLHRQSGSETRAMVLSMNSMIAGGAYSLGLLVLMPLAQVTSPAVAMVAAGAFSIVGALGYLPALKQERGGEAVATA; translated from the coding sequence ATGAACAGGTCACCTCTCACCAGGCGCCAGGCCGAGCGACGCTTCGTGCTGCTCTCGGTCGTGCGGTGGCTGCCGGTCGGCCTGACCATCGGCATGACGGTGCTGCTGCCACTCGAGCGCGGCCTGAGCCTCGCCGAGATCGGCGTGCTGCTCTCGGTGCAGGGCTTCGTCGTGCTCGGGCTGGAGCTGCCCACCGGCGGTCTGGCGGATGCCATCGGCCGGCGCCCGCTGCTGCTGGCGGCATCCGCGCTCGCCGTCGCATCTACGATCGTGTTCCTGACAGCCGAGTCGTTCGCCGTCTTCGCGCTCGCGCTCGTGCTGCAGGGGGTGTTCCGCGCGCTGGACTCCGGTCCGCTGGAGGCCTGGTTCGTCGATGTCGCGCTCGCGGATGATCCCGACGCGCCCTTGGACGTGCCGCTCGGGAGGGCCGCTGCCGCCCTCGGCATCGCGATCGCGGCGGGAGCTGCGGCCGGCGGCGGGCTGGTCGCCTGGCATCCGATCGAGGGCATGTCGGCACTCGTGCTGCCCTTCATCCTCGCGGCCACGCTGTACGCGGTGTCCGGAGTGCTCGTGGCCGTACTCGTGCGCGAGCCGGTGAGGGGACGCGTCACGCTCGCGTTCGCCGTGCGCGAGACGCCGCTCGCCGTGAAGGGCGGCCTTCGGCTGCTCAGACGCTCAGGCGTGCTGCGCGCGCTGGTGATGGTGGAGGTGTTCTGGAGCGTCGCGATGATCGCCTTCGAGTCGCTGACGCCCATCCGCCTCGCCGAGCAGCTCGGCACCGAGAGCGCGGCGGCAGCCGTGTTCGGACCGGCCTCGGCCGTCGCATGGGGACTGTTCGCCGTCGGATCCTCGTCGGTGTCGCTGCTGCGCAGACGACTGGGCACCGCGGGAGCCGCGATCGCCATGCGGGTGGTGAACGGCGTGTTCGTCGTGCTGATGGGGCTGGCCGCCGGCCCAGTCGGGCTGCTGATCGGCTACGGCCTCGCCTACCTCACTCATGGCGCTGCCGGCCCAGTGCACAACGCGCTGCTGCACCGGCAGAGCGGCTCCGAGACCCGCGCCATGGTGCTGTCGATGAACTCGATGATCGCCGGGGGTGCGTACAGCCTCGGACTGCTCGTGCTTATGCCGCTCGCCCAGGTCACGAGCCCTGCCGTCGCGATGGTCGCCGCCGGGGCGTTCAGCATCGTCGGGGCGCTCGGCTACCTGCCGGCGCTGAAGCAGGAGCGCGGCGGCGAGGCCGTCGCGACGGCCTGA